One Bacillus sp. FJAT-52991 genomic region harbors:
- a CDS encoding YhdB family protein, with translation MEYTDYDRALHYVHRSDWNNLIILMVRTNDHLLSKKIEHFLHARRFPNSYSKVEQTFYTLFHYIEHANSLNA, from the coding sequence ATGGAATACACGGATTACGACCGAGCCTTACATTATGTCCATCGGTCCGATTGGAACAATTTAATCATTTTAATGGTTAGAACAAATGACCATCTGCTGTCAAAGAAAATTGAGCATTTTCTCCATGCCCGCAGGTTCCCTAATTCTTATTCTAAAGTGGAACAAACTTTTTATACATTGTTCCATTATATCGAGCACGCCAATTCATTGAACGCGTAA